A window of Pirellula sp. SH-Sr6A contains these coding sequences:
- a CDS encoding SDR family NAD(P)-dependent oxidoreductase: protein MSEFWTGKTAVISGGSRGLGLHLAMELARQQSHLVLIGRDADNLRLQRDRLLQAGAMTVDSFACDAAEIDLQSGFRERLERSGVDLLVNAIGVSDRGMLDQLTREDLLNQFNTNVLVGWSVTKSCLVPVTQNQGCIVNIGSLAGLIGTPNMGGYCVTKFAWTALTRQWRMELKERGVHVLLVAPGPIARDDSDHRYDALLAQRGIQQKGASKPGGGAKLRRIDPVWLSQRILVAAAKRERELIVPWKARIVIGLFAFAPGLAEYLLRRSLHRD, encoded by the coding sequence ATGTCGGAATTTTGGACTGGCAAAACAGCGGTCATTAGTGGAGGCTCGCGCGGTTTAGGATTGCATCTGGCGATGGAACTCGCGCGGCAGCAATCGCATTTGGTACTGATTGGAAGGGATGCGGATAACCTGAGACTGCAGCGCGATCGATTGCTACAAGCAGGCGCGATGACTGTCGATTCCTTCGCATGCGATGCGGCGGAGATCGATCTTCAAAGTGGGTTTCGAGAAAGACTGGAGCGATCTGGTGTGGATCTGTTGGTCAATGCGATCGGCGTCTCCGACCGCGGAATGCTTGATCAGCTGACGCGAGAGGATTTGCTAAATCAATTCAACACCAATGTCCTGGTCGGTTGGTCGGTGACGAAAAGCTGCCTTGTGCCTGTGACTCAAAACCAAGGCTGTATCGTCAACATCGGATCGTTGGCCGGGTTGATCGGCACACCCAACATGGGAGGTTATTGCGTGACCAAATTCGCATGGACGGCCCTTACCAGGCAATGGCGGATGGAGCTGAAGGAGAGGGGAGTGCACGTCCTCTTGGTCGCACCCGGTCCGATTGCGAGAGACGACAGCGATCATCGTTACGACGCATTGCTCGCTCAGCGTGGAATCCAACAAAAGGGAGCGAGCAAACCCGGGGGCGGCGCTAAACTCCGACGTATTGACCCGGTTTGGCTCAGTCAACGTATTCTGGTGGCGGCAGCGAAGCGAGAACGTGAACTCATCGTTCCTTGGAAGGCGAGAATTGTGATCGGCCTTTTCGCGTTTGCCCCCGGCCTTGCTGAGTATCTTCTCCGTCGCAGTCTCCATCGCGATTAA
- a CDS encoding ABC transporter ATP-binding protein — protein MRTVHLDGVSKRFRLGASNEYGRLTEVFASAIRRWASRGPSPTIPSASSRNGQIRDGWFWALEGLDLEVGQGEILGIVGRNGAGKSTLLKLLARIITPTTGRVGVRGRIGSLLEVGTGFHPELTGRENVYLNGSILGMSRRDIKARFDAIVDFSEIGEFLDTPVKRYSSGMAVRLAFSVAAYLEPDVLIVDEVLAVGDHAFQQKCVLKAKELGEQGRTVLLVSHNLASVANLCTRAVYLRDGKLVMDSRPDSVIEEYLKSSVGTSGEKRWDRGDAPQSSRLLLRSVAIRSGTGASDAASEVDIDRPICISVEFEVLQEDAMVTVSLRLKDETAVNILWTANAPSMCQRPDPLFGRPLPRGIYRSVCTLPSNFLNDNRYFISLALGEKPGDTEIELDSVLSFVVHDTGAMRKEYAGSWAGPMIRPRLDWNSQSLDPVHPTAVHPTATSVPKDVQRID, from the coding sequence CGAGGACCATCGCCGACGATCCCTTCTGCCTCGTCACGAAACGGCCAGATTCGAGACGGTTGGTTCTGGGCGCTCGAAGGTCTCGATTTGGAGGTTGGGCAAGGGGAGATTCTGGGAATCGTCGGGAGAAATGGGGCGGGGAAAAGCACCTTGCTCAAGCTGCTGGCGCGGATCATTACTCCTACCACCGGTCGTGTCGGAGTTCGGGGGCGGATCGGGAGTTTGCTCGAAGTCGGCACCGGCTTCCATCCTGAGCTGACAGGCCGTGAGAATGTCTATCTGAACGGATCCATTTTGGGAATGTCCCGGCGGGATATCAAAGCGCGGTTTGATGCCATCGTGGACTTCTCTGAAATCGGAGAGTTTTTGGACACTCCCGTCAAACGGTACTCCAGCGGCATGGCGGTGCGCTTGGCCTTTTCAGTCGCTGCTTATCTCGAACCGGATGTCCTCATTGTCGATGAAGTCCTGGCGGTGGGAGACCACGCGTTTCAACAAAAGTGCGTCCTCAAAGCGAAAGAGTTAGGCGAACAGGGGCGCACTGTACTGCTTGTTTCCCACAACCTCGCCTCCGTTGCCAACCTATGCACACGAGCCGTCTACCTTCGCGACGGAAAGCTCGTGATGGATAGCCGTCCCGATTCCGTCATCGAAGAGTACTTGAAGAGCTCGGTGGGGACATCAGGGGAAAAGCGCTGGGACCGGGGCGATGCGCCGCAGTCGTCCAGACTTTTACTGCGATCGGTTGCCATTCGAAGCGGGACGGGTGCCTCGGATGCTGCTTCGGAAGTAGATATCGATAGGCCGATTTGTATTTCGGTTGAATTCGAGGTCCTTCAAGAAGATGCGATGGTAACGGTCTCGCTCCGATTGAAAGACGAGACTGCGGTTAACATCCTTTGGACCGCGAATGCTCCGAGTATGTGCCAAAGACCCGATCCACTCTTCGGCAGACCTCTACCAAGAGGCATCTATCGTTCTGTCTGCACTCTCCCCTCGAATTTCTTGAACGACAATCGCTATTTCATTTCATTGGCACTCGGTGAAAAACCCGGCGATACCGAAATCGAACTAGATTCTGTCCTTTCATTCGTCGTCCACGATACGGGGGCGATGCGAAAGGAATATGCAGGCAGCTGGGCCGGCCCGATGATACGGCCTAGGTTGGATTGGAACTCGCAGTCGCTCGATCCGGTGCATCCCACTGCGGTGCATCCCACTGCAACGAGCGTTCCCAAAGATGTGCAGAGGATCGACTGA